In a single window of the Paenibacillus sp. MMS20-IR301 genome:
- a CDS encoding LysR family transcriptional regulator, which produces MYDDLDAFAAVVEHSSLNRASRQLNLSQPALSRKISKLEERLGVALFNRFGKRLELTEVGRLTYTYALEQRQQRTKFLEALSKFREGEPQVVTLGASLTTLQTTLPPLVNAYMDKYPAAELKLITGKTHEMVTAVSEGKCDVGIIASQVQEPGLRCIPLFEDQLRLVVSEQHPLTLTPRLTMEHLSRLPMILFSKGTWYRRTTDDLFQRCGVDPDVRMEIDSFEAIVRLLPTTKAAALLPNSYLRPELLNGGGLVSLHIKELEQTQRTTCLIYQGSGGLSTAARCLVQVTEEVFLSGQE; this is translated from the coding sequence ATGTATGATGATTTAGATGCTTTTGCGGCGGTTGTGGAGCATTCCAGCCTGAACCGGGCGTCACGCCAGCTCAACCTGTCCCAGCCTGCCCTGTCCCGCAAAATCTCCAAGCTGGAGGAACGGCTCGGCGTTGCCCTGTTCAACCGGTTCGGCAAGCGGCTCGAGCTTACAGAGGTGGGACGCCTCACTTATACCTACGCCCTGGAGCAGCGCCAGCAGCGTACCAAGTTTCTGGAAGCGCTGTCCAAGTTCAGGGAAGGCGAGCCGCAGGTAGTCACGCTCGGTGCCAGTCTGACTACCCTGCAGACCACACTGCCGCCGCTGGTGAATGCTTATATGGACAAATATCCGGCAGCCGAGCTGAAGCTGATCACCGGGAAGACGCATGAGATGGTTACCGCGGTCAGCGAAGGCAAATGCGATGTCGGCATTATTGCGTCGCAGGTTCAGGAGCCGGGCCTGCGCTGCATTCCGCTGTTCGAGGATCAGCTGCGGCTGGTTGTCTCCGAGCAGCACCCGCTGACACTTACTCCAAGACTTACTATGGAGCATCTCTCCCGGCTGCCGATGATTCTTTTCTCCAAGGGCACCTGGTACCGCCGGACTACCGATGATCTCTTTCAGCGCTGCGGGGTAGATCCCGATGTACGGATGGAGATCGACTCCTTCGAAGCCATTGTCCGGCTGCTGCCGACTACCAAGGCTGCGGCCCTGCTGCCGAACTCCTACCTCCGCCCCGAGCTGCTGAACGGCGGCGGACTCGTCTCCCTGCATATCAAGGAGCTGGAGCAGACGCAGCGGACAACCTGCCTGATCTATCAGGGCAGCGGAGGGCTCAGTACAGCGGCGCGCTGTCTCGTCCAGGTGACGGAAGAAGTATTCCTGTCCGGACAGGAATAA
- a CDS encoding carbohydrate ABC transporter permease, giving the protein MKATTAGPAAPHKARIDIYGLIIGFVIILASLVCLLPFIHVVAKSLSSDSFVIANRVFLWPQGFTIEAYRKIFADASILRSLYITVIVTVLFTILGMILTICAAYPLSRTQFKGRRVITFIFLFTMYFSGGIIPDYMNINNLGLMDTIWSLILPLSFSVFNLLIMKTSLTSSIPVSLEESARIDGAGHFRILFSIVLPLSKPIMATLALFFAVGRWNAYQDALFYIKHEISLRPLQLKLYYLVIQASESFQLEATQVQLSNPEVLKASVVVFATLPILCVYPFVQKYFVQGVMLGAVKE; this is encoded by the coding sequence ATGAAAGCAACAACCGCGGGTCCTGCCGCACCACATAAAGCACGCATAGATATCTACGGCTTAATCATCGGCTTTGTCATTATCCTGGCTTCCCTGGTGTGTCTGCTGCCGTTCATTCATGTCGTAGCGAAATCCCTGAGCTCTGACTCCTTCGTCATTGCCAACAGAGTCTTTCTGTGGCCGCAGGGCTTCACTATCGAGGCGTACCGGAAAATCTTCGCTGATGCCAGTATCCTCCGGTCATTATACATCACGGTAATCGTAACCGTATTGTTCACCATCCTGGGGATGATTCTGACAATCTGTGCCGCATATCCGCTGTCAAGAACCCAGTTCAAGGGCCGCCGGGTCATCACCTTCATCTTCCTGTTTACGATGTATTTCAGCGGCGGGATCATCCCGGACTATATGAACATTAACAATCTGGGTCTGATGGATACGATCTGGTCACTGATTTTACCGCTCTCGTTCAGCGTCTTCAATCTCCTTATTATGAAGACCTCACTAACGAGCAGCATTCCTGTAAGTCTGGAAGAATCTGCACGGATCGACGGGGCCGGACATTTCCGGATCCTGTTCAGCATAGTGCTCCCGCTATCCAAGCCGATCATGGCGACACTTGCCCTGTTCTTCGCGGTTGGACGCTGGAATGCTTACCAGGATGCCTTATTCTATATTAAGCATGAGATTTCCCTGCGCCCGCTGCAGCTTAAGCTGTATTATCTCGTCATTCAGGCCAGTGAAAGCTTCCAGCTGGAAGCAACCCAGGTACAGCTCAGCAATCCGGAAGTTCTAAAAGCATCTGTTGTGGTATTTGCTACTTTACCTATTCTCTGCGTATATCCGTTCGTCCAGAAATACTTCGTTCAAGGTGTTATGCTCGGAGCGGTTAAGGAGTAG
- a CDS encoding ABC transporter substrate-binding protein, with product MKTRQVYSLMMASVMAAGLLSGCSGGNNNAKNANAEATKAPAATEAAATNQAEGAFPDYSKGFEKKVSLDIPVYERAYEGWNVSDNYYTRWVQAEFGDKYNIEVNYVPITRQKEVTDYEQLLASHKAPDIIFHYDMPQALTYYGEDVMQPIDYAELENYAPTYWKNMGSTIEQYGTVNNEKIFFFAARPEADNFVNIIRKDWVEKVGMKVEDLTSLEKYNEMLAKWKAAGIGVTGGNLLQNFYNFNYAFRDWPVDAKYRALYSDLSVADLTTKDTEAYLRNLNYQYNNGLIDKEFYLRNDEPKVKAEFVAGKTGNFAFYLANNTDVFAATLQNNPDAEFAVIPPGAFVPEGKQPQGRAYWPFGFIMGINYESTPEERAAVWMYLEWLSQPENLFKFQNGIEGENYTLDADGIALKNPDYKGESVLAQNNNKDYWGLVTEIAQYPDAAKTRTANLRNWAPAGYETLADDLVKYYDEVAEFRTPDALFSVVLEKVNEYKADLNTLFQELYVKVVLAPEADFDATYEAAKKTYLDAGYQEILDEKQAAIDAGNFR from the coding sequence ATGAAGACAAGACAAGTGTATTCGCTAATGATGGCCTCAGTTATGGCAGCCGGCCTGCTGTCCGGATGCTCCGGGGGAAATAACAACGCTAAGAATGCGAACGCTGAGGCGACCAAGGCTCCGGCTGCGACAGAAGCAGCTGCTACCAATCAGGCGGAAGGGGCTTTCCCGGATTACTCCAAAGGCTTCGAGAAGAAGGTCTCGCTGGATATTCCGGTCTACGAACGGGCGTATGAGGGCTGGAATGTGTCCGACAACTACTATACCCGCTGGGTACAGGCAGAATTCGGTGACAAGTATAATATCGAAGTCAATTATGTGCCGATCACCCGTCAAAAGGAAGTAACGGATTACGAGCAGCTGCTGGCATCGCATAAGGCTCCTGATATCATCTTCCATTACGACATGCCGCAAGCGCTTACTTATTACGGTGAGGATGTCATGCAGCCGATCGACTATGCGGAACTTGAAAACTATGCGCCAACCTACTGGAAGAACATGGGCTCTACTATCGAGCAGTACGGTACCGTTAATAACGAGAAAATTTTCTTCTTTGCTGCACGTCCTGAAGCCGACAACTTTGTTAACATTATCCGCAAGGACTGGGTGGAGAAGGTCGGTATGAAGGTTGAAGATCTGACTTCGCTTGAGAAATACAATGAGATGCTGGCCAAATGGAAAGCGGCCGGAATCGGTGTAACCGGCGGCAACCTGCTGCAGAACTTCTACAACTTTAACTATGCCTTCCGTGACTGGCCGGTCGATGCGAAATACCGTGCGCTTTACTCTGACCTTAGCGTAGCTGATCTGACTACGAAGGATACAGAAGCTTACCTGCGTAATCTGAACTATCAGTATAACAACGGCCTGATTGATAAGGAATTCTATCTGCGCAACGATGAGCCTAAGGTTAAAGCTGAATTCGTTGCCGGCAAAACAGGGAACTTCGCCTTCTATCTGGCTAACAATACGGATGTCTTTGCAGCTACCCTGCAGAACAACCCGGATGCTGAATTTGCCGTAATTCCTCCTGGTGCCTTTGTTCCGGAAGGTAAGCAGCCTCAAGGACGCGCTTACTGGCCATTCGGCTTCATCATGGGCATTAACTATGAATCCACTCCTGAAGAACGGGCCGCGGTCTGGATGTATCTTGAATGGCTCAGCCAGCCGGAGAACCTGTTCAAATTCCAGAACGGGATTGAAGGCGAGAACTATACGCTTGATGCAGACGGCATCGCGCTGAAGAATCCGGACTATAAAGGCGAATCTGTCCTGGCACAGAATAATAACAAAGACTATTGGGGCCTTGTAACGGAAATCGCCCAATATCCGGATGCTGCAAAAACACGCACGGCTAACCTGCGCAACTGGGCACCTGCCGGTTATGAGACGCTCGCTGATGATCTGGTGAAGTACTATGACGAAGTAGCGGAATTCCGTACTCCGGATGCGCTGTTCAGCGTTGTACTTGAGAAGGTGAACGAATATAAAGCGGATCTGAACACATTGTTCCAGGAACTGTATGTGAAGGTTGTACTCGCTCCTGAAGCTGATTTCGATGCTACCTATGAAGCTGCCAAGAAAACTTATCTGGATGCCGGCTATCAGGAAATCCTTGATGAGAAGCAGGCTGCCATTGATGCAGGCAATTTCCGCTAA